The following are encoded in a window of Oncorhynchus masou masou isolate Uvic2021 unplaced genomic scaffold, UVic_Omas_1.1 unplaced_scaffold_3404, whole genome shotgun sequence genomic DNA:
- the LOC135534434 gene encoding ATP synthase subunit f, mitochondrial-like codes for MADRIVPLGEKRLMDVKLGELGSWLGKRDFTPNGVLASIRNGHDRYYNKYINVKKGGIGGVAMLLVGYVALSYMWEYDHLKHDRWRKYH; via the exons ATGGCGGACAGAATAG TTCCCTTGGGTGAGAAGCGTCTGATGGATGTGAAGCTGGGAGAGTTGGGCTCCTGGTTGGGCAAGAGGGACTTCACTCCTAACGGAGTCCTCGCCAGCATCCGCAATG GCCATGACAGATATTACAACAAGTACATCAATGTGAAGAAGGGAGGTATTGGAGGCGTGGCCATGCTGCTGGTTGGATACGTGGCCCTCAGTTACATGTGGGAGTACGACCACCTCA AACACGACCGCTGGAGGAAGTACCACTAA